In Astatotilapia calliptera chromosome 16, fAstCal1.2, whole genome shotgun sequence, one genomic interval encodes:
- the ranbp2 gene encoding E3 SUMO-protein ligase RanBP2 isoform X1: MRRSKAEVDRYVSSVQSSSPSLKEKPVKGFLFAKLYFEAKEYDLAKRHVSDYLKVQERDPKAHKFLGQLYEREGDINKAVGCYKRSVDLNPAQKDLVLKVAELLVSKQECDSRAEFWVEKAAKLLPGNPAVFNLKERLLSRQGQQGWNQLFDLLQTELAARPADAHVNVKLVQLFRQDGRLEEAVKHCLAAEKRAMLCNSLDWYTEVVCTLQEYLAQLSNEKMSRCIRRELLLARCSLLRITLSESSVQPSVDALKEFDQAMQEVSSVAGRSADELLEVFVEMRGHLYLHAGTLLLKLAQDRQQTWRAVRDLAALCYLLAYQVPRPKTKVTKRDQTAPQFLELLANDRQSQAGHMLFNLSTDSSALISEVVEAFGNRIGQDSLFDLLRGPQASAGLSFIANDDIHSLTAMAPELSQMAKWDTGSILLHSGQLQHLSWLGLQWNLLDQRPPLREWLQQLFPRLTLETSKLDTNAPESICLLDLEVFLYGVVFCSHCQLQRTAKINAGVNQSQQQLFEPRCLPLPLLRLLTTDRQREWWDAIYSLIHKRAAPGVSGKLRMIVQHGLSTLRAGEKHGLQPALVIHWAQCLSQTGDGVNSYYDQKEYIGRSVHYWKVALPLLEKIKNRRSIPEPLDPLFIHFPSKDIQISSVKSYEEEARIAYAVLLDIEGKTEEAISTLESINNMSSIWHLAQIYQRLSEEASNGVEETQDRCIMFLRKFRAYLSKIYSANADDIEKLPVSMEEVVDLLNDVNQQLGENGEVMDEEDEKEEGSLRGPAHSSPAHLGETSATISHIKFSTPSPNKSIVSPSKRLISPKTQPHWVEDQKSLLQMLCQQVEALKNEVHDLRHNSSGTTVSPHHKMYGETYGAEGLQEPFTPVQSYHGAPLTVATTGPSVYYNQSQAYNSQYLLRTAANVTPTKTPMYGVNRMPPQHNMYAYQQPTHTPPLQTAPACIYPPQEQVFGAPLRFESPATSLLSPYGEDFYGQSVTQQTSNPTLPEPGYFTKPPVVPVQQPKNIEGKPMDFGKLSFSQQAPTEVPRVPSFGTGVTAQSTPSPAFKFNSNFKSNDGDFTFSASQNKHSESLLGLLTSDIPSKTDTVPEKPQTQEQPTTQTGIFTFGNKNVTSFSFVDSAQSTAAGGLFGKVDQPFQFGDMSKPAFGMSKPTAEQERAGESDNDSTHAEEDEDGPHFEPIVPLPDKVDVKTGEEEEEEIFCTRAKLYRFDTETKEWKERGIGNVKILKHSTKGKVRLLMRREQVLKICANHYITPDMLLKPNAGSDKSWVWNAIDYADEEPKPEQLAIRFKTVDEAALFKAKFEEAQKIVLKSLDKTNQQERKEKTVKDSESIAAQFALKEGEWECSVCCVRNKPTDVRCVSCQSPNPNASSKPDIQAAGEVKPSSFTFKFGTDSAKPSSSGSTFTGFGGFGSSEASSFTFGLSSSKSADTGSSTFGGFGALLTSKPGQWDCESCSIKNEANVDSCVSCKALKPSAKTAAAAQAAPAAGAPAAQPVLSSVDSAGVAAKFSKKPGQWDCDVCEVRNEASAGKCVSCGSPNPAAKPTEGASLGSNLPTVSGPQAKKDGQWDCNACLVRNDASAAECVSCKAPNENASLAARFGKKDGEWDCDTCLVRNEASADKCVSCQTLNPNAKSTSSTSSSSSSSKFTFGTKSPSSQPVGTGFTIPFVSGSTFQFGQSKDKSSPASFKFEAPQTGSSTISSSSFSFSMPIGPGGFKFGVQDPPKESPSNDNQTQTGSASSMLKSIADKHKEKETVSTPSVEQTEEEQNPLISGKANAFSFADLAKSAGGNFQFGTKDPEFKGFSGAGEQLFTSFQATPTKTEASNELEDDDMYKTEENDDIQFEPVIQMPEKVDLVTGEEDEQVLYSQRVKLFRFDVGTSQWKERGVGVLKFLKNTTNGRLRVLMRREQVLKVCANHWITTTMNLKPLAGSDKAWIWLANDFSDGDAKLEQLAAKFKSPELAQEFKEKFEECQRLLLDIPLQTPHKLVDTGRTAHLIQKAEEMKSGLKDLKSFLTDEKTKIKDNDTQGDIATAGDISSLVIKPQGDTTGPTLEWDNYDLREDALDDTADSSVYASPLASSPLRKNLFRFGESTGGFSFSFQPGISPSKSPAKLNQSRASVGTDDEQDVTQDEERDGQYFEPVVPLPDLVETSTGEENEQVVFSHRAKLYRYDKESKQWKERGIGDLKILQNYNDKRARLVMRRDQVLKICANHWISPIMKLEPMKGAEKAWVWSALDFAEEGEGKLEQLAVRFKLQETANTFKQVFEEANVAQGKKELMTPATSRVVPPQDSGTPGSAKTTPAVCGKAAIAVLEETTKERTELPADTGSSASASHSPVNPGKTVVSPPKFVFGTDTLQKIFGTPKSHSEPEQSTASGLKANGSGYTAKTSLQVPAFKIPEKGLDFRLFKDNPMAFWTSSSTTQFETPGSPQAEGSSARSDEDSEVEIVYVREPTAEQAALARKLQLPITFFCYKNEPGYISDDETDDEDYESAVKALNGKLYPDTPEKNTAACGDESDCQVVWEKKPTPEEEKKAKSLQLPPTFFCGLSTTDSDPDQDKPEDFETEVRKVHEVLVAQLDKSNEASSSPAVTPEMPASGPSSSRAEAADSTSTADKQTTATPSSSSPIDLSTKKSVELESNTESKPASLTATTSRDLSTFGFNASGFSFAELAKNTDGFAFGSKDANFSWANAGATVFGSAVTSQPKTNADEGGSDEEEAPKNVDIHFEPIVSLPEVETKSGEEDEEILFKERAKLYRWDRDIGQWKERGIGDIKILFHPTKHFYRILMRREQVLRVCANHNISEAMELKPMNASANALIWTATDYSDGEGVIEQLAAKFKTPEIAESFKKTFCECQNRMGQIDGDASSLCSPQMSRIQEHSRDTNPQVFLKLAADGQPLGTITIELFSHIVPKTAENFRALCTGEKGFGLRDSIFHRIIPDFMCQGGDITKNNGTGGKSIYGDKFEDENFDVRHTGPGILSMANRGRDTNNSQFFITLKKAEHLDFKHVAFGWVRDGMDVVQQMGELGSKAGPPTKKIIITDCGQL; encoded by the exons CGGTCGGTGGATTTGAATCCAGCCCAGAAAGACCTGGTGCTGAAGGTTGCAGAGCTGCTTGTCAGTAAGCAGGAGTGTGACAGCAGGGCAGAGTTTTGGGTGGAGAAAGCTGCAAAGCTGCTACCAGGAAACCCGGCAGTTTTCAACCTTAAG GAGCGCCTGTTGAGTCGTCAGGGTCAGCAGGGTTGGAACCAGTTGTTCGACCTCCTTCAGACCGAGCTGGCAGCGCGGCCGGCTGACGCCCACGTGAACGTGAAGTTGGTTCAGCTGTTCCGTCAGGATGGCCGGCTGGAAGAGGCTGTTAAACACTGCCTGGCTGCTGAGAAAAGAGCCATGCTGTGCAACAGTCTGGACTGGTACACTGAGGTGGTGTGCACACTGCAG GAGTACCTGGCTCAGCTCAGCAATGAGAAGATGAGTCGATGTATTCGGAGAGAGCTGTTGTTGGCCCGCTGCAGCCTGCTGAGAATCACACTATCTGAAAGCAGCGTGCAGCCAAGTGTAGATGCACTTAAAGA GTTTGACCAAGCTATGCAGGAAGTGAGCAGCGTTGCAGGCCGCAGTGCAGACGAGCTCCTTGAGGTGTTTGTGGAGATGAGAGGGCACCTCTACCTGCATGCAGGCACGCTGCTGCTTAAGCTGGCTCAGGATCGCCAACAAACCTGGAGGGCTGTTCGTGACCTGGCTGCACTGTGCTACTTACTGGCATATCAG gTCCCCAGACCAAAGACAAAAGTGACCAAAAGAGATCAGACCGCCCCACAGTTTCTGGAGCTGCTGGCGAATGACCGACAGAGCCAGGCCGGCCACATGTTGTTCAATCTGAGTACAGATTCATCTGCCTTGATCAGTGAG GTGGTGGAAGCTTTCGGGAACCGGATTGGTCAGGACTCCCTGTTTGACCTCCTGCGGGGTCCGCAGGCCTCTGCTGGATTATCTTTTATCGCCAATGATGACATTCATTCCCTTACTGCCATGGCTCCAGAGCTCTCTCAAATGGCCAAATGGGACACTG GCTCCATCTTGCTCCACAGTGGTCAGTTGCAACATCTGAGCTGGTTGGGACTCCAGTGGAACCTTCTGGACCAAAGACCACCGCTGCGGGAATGGCTACAGCAGCTCTTTCCTCGGCTTACGCTGGAAACCTCTAAACTAGATACCAATGCGCCAGAGTCAATCTGCCTGCTGGACCTAGAG GTGTTTCTATATGGTGTGGTGTTCTGTAGCCACTGTCAGCTTCAGAGGACGGCAAAGATCAATGCTGGAGTCAATCAGTCACAACAACAGCTCTTTGAGCCTCGttgcctccctcttcctctcctccgcCTCTTGACCACTGACAGACAGAGGGAGTGGTGGGATGCCATCTACAGCCTCATTCACAAGCGAGCAGC ACCTGGTGTGTCAGGAAAGCTACGAATGATTGTGCAGCATGGGCTGAGCACATTGAGAGCTGGAGAAAAACATGGGCTTCAACCAGCACTGGTCATCCACTGGGCTCAGTGTCTTAGCCAGACg GGGGATGGAGTGAACTCCTACTATGACCAGAAGGAGTACATTGGCCGCAGTGTCCACTACTGGAAAGTTGCCCTTCCACTGCTGGAGAAGATCAAAAACAGACGCAGTATACCAGAACCTCTTGACCCTCTCTTTATACACTTTCCCTCCAAAGATATTCAG ATTTCTTCTGTGAAAAGTTATGAAGAGGAAGCAAGGATAGCATATGCAGTTCTTCTTGACATTGAAGGGAAAACCGAGGAGGCCATTTCTACCTTGGAAAGTATCAATAACATGTCCTCCATATGGCATTTAGCTCAG ATATATCAGCGGCTGTCAGAAGAGGCCAGCAATGGTGTTGAGGAGACTCAAGACAGGTGCATCATGTTCTTGAGAAAGTTCAGGGCATACCTGTCAAAGATCTACAGCGCCAATGCAGATGACATTGAAAAG CTGCCTGTCTCTATGGAGGAAGTTGTGGACCTCCTAAATGATGTGAACCAGCAGCTGGGGGAGAACGGGGAGGTCATGGATGAAGAGGATGAGAAGGAAGAGGGGAGCCTAAGAGGACCAGCCCACTCCAGCCCTGCTCATCTTGGCGAAACTAGTGCAACCATATCCCACATTAAGTTCTCCACTCCCTCTCCAAACAAAAGCATTGTTTCTCCTTCAAAAAGACTG ATTTCTCCCAAAACACAACCTCATTGGGTGGAGGACCAGAAGAGTCTCCTTCAGATGTTGTGTCAGCAAGTAGAAGCCCTTAAG AATGAGGTTCATGATCTGAGACACAACTCATCAGGCACTACAGTTTCTCCTCATCATAAAATGTATGGCGAGACTTACGGGGCTGAGGGCCTGCAGGAACCATTTACCCCGGTTCAGTCCTATCATGGAGCCCCCCTAACAG ttgccACCACAGGCCCCTCTGTGTACTACAATCAGTCACAAGCATACAACTCTCAGTATCTCTTGCGCACAGCAGCAAATGTAACCCCCACCAAG ACCCCAATGTATGGCGTAAACCGCATGCCACCTCAGCACAATATGTATGCCTACCAGCAGCCCACGCATACACCTCCACTGCAGACAGCCCCAGCCTGCATCTACCCTCCTCAAGAACAAGTCTTTGGTGCACCTCTACGGTTTGAATCACCAGCCACAAGTCTTCTTTCACCCTATGGTGAAGATTTTTATGGCCAGAGTGTTACCCAACAAACCAGTAACCCTACCTTACCTGAACCTGGCTATTTCACCAAGCCACCTGTAGTCCCAGTTCAACAACCAAAGAACATTGAGGGAAAGCCCATGGACTTTGGAAAGCTCTCCTTCAGCCAGCAGGCACCCACTGAAGTGCCCAGAGTGCCTAGTTTTGGTACAGGTGTAACTGCCCAGTCAACACCCTCGCCTGCTTTTAAATTCAACTCCAATTTTAAATCCAATGATGGTGATTTTACATTCTCAGCTTCTCAAAATAAGCACAGTGAAAGTTTGCTTGGCCTTCTCACATCAGACATTCCCAGTAAAACAGACACCGTTCCAGAGAAACCACAAACTCAGGAGCAGCCCACCACCCAAACGGGCATCTTCACCTTTGGAAACAAAAATGTTACCAGCTTTTCATTTGTTGATTCTGCACAGAGCACAGCTGCTGGAGGCCTGTTTGGGAAGGTGGATCAACCATTTCAATTTGGGGACATGTCCAAGCCAGCGTTTGGAATGTCAAAGCCTACAGCAGAGCAGGAACGGGCAGGGGAGAGTGACAATGATAGTACTCATGCtgaggaggatgaagatggGCCTCACTTTGAACCTATTGTCCCTCTTCCCGATAAGGTAGATGTGAAAACgggtgaggaagaagaggaagagatttTCTGCACCAGGGCAAAATTGTATCGATTTGACACGGAGACAAAAGAGTGGAAGGAACGGGGCATCGGCAATGTTAAAATCTTAAAACACAGCACTAAAGGCAAGGTCCGCCTCTTAATGAGAAGGGAACAGGTCCTTAAGATCTGTGCAAATCACTACATAACACCAGATATGTTGCTGAAACCAAATGCCGGCTCTGATAAATCTTGGGTATGGAATGCTATTGATTATGCAGATGAGGAGCCTAAACCTGAACAGCTGGCCATCCGTTTCAAAACTGTAGATGAGGCAGCACTTTTCAAAGCCAAGTTTGAGGAAGCCCAGAAGATTGTACTCAAATCACTTGACAAGACAAATCAAcaggagaggaaagaaaaaaccgtgaaagatTCTGAATCGATTGCAGCCCAGTTTGCACTGAAAGAAGGAGAATGGGAATGCTCTGTGTGCTGTGTAAGAAATAAACCCACAGATGTACGGTGTGTATCCTGTCAAAGCCCTAATCCCAACGCCTCTTCAAAGCCAGACATTCAGGCTGCTGGGGAAGTTAAACCTAGTTCTTTTACATTCAAATTTGGCACTGATTCAGCAAAACCAAGTAGTTCTGGCTCCACATTTACTGGATTTGGTGGTTTTGGATCTTCTGAAGCCTCTTCATTCACATTCGGTCTCAGCTCCTCAAAATCTGCAGACACTGGTTCCAGTACATTTGGTGGCTTTGGAGCCCTACTTACCAGCAAACCAGGGCAGTGGGACTGTGAATCATGTTCTATAAAAAATGAGGCCAATGTAGACAGTTGTGTTTCTTGCAAAGCTCTTAAACCCTCGGCTAAAACAGCTGCCGCAGCACAAGCTGCACCAGCTGCTGGTGCACCTGCAGCACAACCCGTTCTGTCCAGTGTTGACTCTGCTGGGGTTGCTGCCAAGTTTAGTAAGAAGCCTGGACAGTGGGATTGTGATGTGTGTGAAGTAAGAAATGAAGCCTCTGCTGGTAAATGTGTATCCTGTGGAAGTCCAAACCCTGCTGCTAAGCCAACAGAGGGGGCTTCATTAGGGTCAAATCTTCCAACAGTGTCGGGaccacaagcaaagaaagatgGACAATGGGATTGCAATGCCTGTCTGGTCAGAAATGATGCATCAGCTGCTGAATGTGTTTCCTGCAAAGCTCCAAATGAGAATGCATCTTTAGCAGCTAGATTTGGTAAGAAGGATGGAGAATGGGACTGCGACACTTGTCTCGTGAGAAACGAAGCCTCTGCTGATAAATGTGTGTCCTGTCAGACCCTAAATCCTAACGCTAAAAGCACAAGCAGCACTAGTTCCTCATCGTCGTCCTCAAAATTTACCTTTGGAACAAAGAGTCCGTCAAGTCAGCCTGTTGGAACTGGATTTACAATACCTTTTGTAAGTGGGAGCACCTTTCAGTTTGGTCAGAGCAAAGATAAAAGCTCACCTGCTTCTTTCAAATTTGAAGCTCCCCAGACTGGATCTAGCACAATCAGTTCGTCAAGCTTCTCTTTTTCAATGCCCATTGGGCCTGGTGGCTTCAAGTTTGGTGTTCAAGACCCTCCAAAAGAATCCCCTTCAAATGATAATCAGACTCAAACTGGGTCAGCCTCCAGTATGCTCAAAAGTATAGCTGACAAGCACAAGGAGAAAGAAACTGTTTCTACACCCTCAGTAGAGCAAACGGAGGAAGAACAAAATCCATTAATATCTGGAAAAGCAAATGCGTTCAGTTTTGCAGACTTGGCTAAATCTGCTGGAGGAAACTTTCAGTTTGGCACGAAAGATCCAGAATTCAAAGGTTTCTCTGGAGCTGGTGAGCAGTTGTTCACATCATTCCAAGCAACCCCCACCAAGACAGAAGCCTCAAATGAACTGGAGGATGATGATATGtataaaacagaggaaaatgaTGACATCCAGTTTGAACCAGTGATCCAGATGCCTGAGAAGGTGGACCTGGTAACTGGGGAGGAGGATGAACAGGTTCTTTACTCTCAGCGTGTCAAACTGTTTAGATTTGATGTGGGTACCAGTCAATGGAAAGAGCGTGGTGTGGGAGTTCTCAAATTCCTGAAAAACACTACAAATGGTCGGCTAAGGGTGCTGATGAGAAGAGAACAAGTTCTCAAGGTTTGTGCCAACCACTGGATCACCACCACCATGAACCTTAAACCCCTGGCAGGCTCAGACAAAGCCTGGATTTGGTTGGCCAATGACTTCTCTGATGGAGATGCTAAACTCGAACAGTTAGCTGCCAAGTTTAAAAGCCCTGAGCTTGCTCAGGAGTTTAAGGAAAAGTTTGAAGAGTGTCAGAGACTTCTCTTGGACATCCCTTTACAAACCCCCCACAAGCTGGTTGACACAGGTAGAACAGCACACCTCATTCAGAAGGCAGAGGAAATGAAGTCTGGTTTGAAAGACCTGAAATCATTTTTGACTGACgagaaaacaaagataaaagacAATGACACACAGGGAGATATTGCAACAGCTGGTGACATTTCAAGCCTTGTAATCAAGCCCCAAGGTGACACCACCGGCCCTACCTTGGAGTGGGACAACTACGACCTCAGAGAAGATGCTTTAGATGACACGGCTGACTCGTCGGTCTATGCCTCCCCTCTTGCCAGCAGCCCCCTGAGAAAGAACCTATTCCGCTTCGGGGAATCCACTGGTGGGTTCAGCTTTAGCTTTCAACCTGGCATCAGCCCCTCAAAGTCTCCTGCTAAGCTCAACCAGAGCAGAGCTTCAGTGGGTACTGATGACGAGCAGGATGTCACCCAGGATGAAGAGCGGGACGGCCAGTACTTTGAACCTGTGGTCCCCTTGCCAGATTTGGTGGAGACTTCTACAGGAGAGGAAAATGAGCAGGTGGTCTTCAGTCACAGAGCCAAACTATATCGCTATGATAAAGAGTCAAAACAGTGGAAGGAGAGAGGAATTGGAGACCTGAAGATCTTGCAGAATTATAACGATAAACGAGCGAGGTTGGTAATGAGAAGGGATCAGGTGCTGAAGATCTGTGCCAACCACTGGATTAGTCCAATCATGAAGCTGGAACCTATGAAGGGCGCAGAGAAGGCCTGGGTCTGGAGTGCTTTGGACTTTGCTGAGGAAGGAGAGGGCAAGCTtgagcagctggctgtgagattCAAGCTGCAAGAAACCGCAAATACATTCAAACAAGTCTTTGAGGAAGCCAATGTtgctcagggaaaaaaagaactcaTGACTCCAGCGACATCTAGAGTGGTTCCACCACAAGACAGTGGAACACCAGGATCTGCAAAGACCACTCCAGCTGTATGTGGCAAAGCAGCCATTGCCGTTCTTGAAGAGACGACTAAGGAACGTACTGAGCTTCCTGCAGACACTGGATCAAGTGCATCTGCATCACACAGTCCTGTCAATCCCGGAAAGACTGTGGTGTCTCCCccaaagtttgtttttggcaCTGATACCCTTCAGAAGATTTTTGGCACTCCTAAATCTCATTCTGAACCCGAGCAATCTACAGCATCTGGTTTGAAAGCCAACGGCTCTGGTTATACTGCCAAGACTTCACTTCAAGTTCCTGCATTCAAAATCCCAGAGAAAG GGCTGGATTTTAGGCTTTTCAAAGATAACCCAATGGCTTTTTGGACCAGCTCATCAACCACCCAATTTGAAACCCCAG GATCCCCTCAGGCAGAGGGAAGCAGTGCTAGGTCTGATGAGGATTCGGAGGTGGAGATTGTGTACGTCAGGGAACCCACAGCTGAGCAGGCAGCTTTAGCTAGGAAGCTCCAGCTGCCCATCACCTTCTTCTGCTACAAGAATGAACCAGGCTACATCAGTGATGACGAAACTGACG aTGAAGACTACGAATCAGCAGTGAAGGCCTTGAATGGAAAGCTCTACCCTGATACTCCTGAGAAGAACACTGCAGCTTGTGGTGATG AGTCAGACTGTCAGGTGGTGTGGGAAAAGAAGCCAACaccagaggaggagaaaaaagccAAAAGCCTCCAGCTTCCACCCACCTTCTTCTGTGGCCTGAGCACCACAGACAGCGACCCGGACCAGGATAAGCCTGAGGACTTTGAGACAGAAGTCCGCAAAGTACATGAAGTCCTG GTTGCTCAGTTAGACAAATCTAACGAAGCCTCCAGCAGTCCTGCTGTGACCCCTGAAATGCCAGCATCAGGGCCATCATCCAGCAGAGCAGAGGCTGCCGACAGCACATCTACAGCAGACAAACAGACCACAGCAACTCCAAGCAGCAGCTCTCCCATTGACCTCTCAACTAAGAAGAGTGTCGAGCTGGAGTCCAACACTGAGAGTAAACCTGCATCTTTGACTGCTACAACAAGTCGAG ACCTCTCCACCTTTGGCTTCAATGCATCTGGCTTCTCTTTTGCTGAGTTGGCCAAAAATACAGATGGATTTGCATTCGGATCAAAAG atGCTAATTTCTCATGGGCAAATGCTGGAGCAACAGTGTTTGGATCTGCAGTGACCTCTCAGCCTAAAACCAATGCTGATGAGGGGGGAAGTGATGAAGAAGAAGCTCCTAAAAATGTGGACATTCACTTTGAGCCCATAGTATCTCTGCCCGAG GTGGAGACAAAGTCTggagaggaggacgaggagatCCTGTTCAAGGAGCGCGCCAAACTGTATCGATGGGACCGGGATATCGGCCAGTGGAAGGAGCGCGGCATCGGTGACATCAAGATCCTCTTCCACCCAACCAAACATTTCTACCGAATCCTGATGAGAAGAGAACAGGTGCTGCGGGTTTGCGCCAACCACAACATCTCAGAGGCGATGGAGCTCAAACCCATGAACGCCTCAGCGAACGCACTGATCTGGACTGCCACTGATTACTCAG ATGGCGAAGGTGTGATTGAGCAGCTGGCGGCCAAGTTCAAAACCCCTGAAATAGCCGAATCCTTCAAAAAGACCTTCTGCGAGTGTCAGAACCGGATGGGCCAAATTGATGGTGATGCTTCGTCTCTGTGCTCGCCACAGATGTCCAGAATTCAGGAGCACTCCAGAGACACTAACCCACAGGTGTTCCTCAAGCTGGCAGCTGATGGCCAACCTCTGGGCACAATCACTATAGAGCTGTTCTCCCATATTGTACCCAAAACTGCAGAGAACTTCAGAGCTCTCTGCACTGGTGAGAAAGGCTTCGGGCTGCGGGACTCCATCTTCCACAGGATCATACCAGATTTCATGTGTCAG GGTGGTGACATCACCAAGAATAACGGCACAGGAGGCAAGTCCATTTACGGCGACAAGTTTGAGGATGAGAACTTTGATGTCCGGCACACAGGCCCGGGCATCCTGTCGATGGCAAATCGCGGACGCGACACCAACAACTCGCAGTTCTTCATAACCCTGAAGAAAGCCGAACACCTGGACTTCAAACATGTGGCTTTTGGCTGGGTTCGGGATGGCATGGATGTGGTGCAGCAGATGGGAGAGCTGGGCTCAAAGGCAGGCCCTCCAACAAAGAAGATCATCATCACAGACTGCGGACAGCTGTAG